GTAATGGTGTGGTGGGTAGCTTTCCAGCACTCAACCAACGGGACAGTGCGGGTTTCAAAGCATGGCTTGAAGAGATAGAGGCTGGCCTGGCGCAGCTGAGTGAAGCTGCGCCTTACGCCGTCAACTTGATCGTGCACCCCACCAACCCACGTCTGGAGGCTGACCTGGCGCTGTGCGTGGAGCATCGTGTGCCGATTGTCATCACCAGTCTTGGGGCAGTGAAAGAAGTCGTGGATGCGGTACATAGCTATGGAGGCCTGGTGTTCCACGACGTCACCACCCGGCGCCACGCAGAAAAAGCCGCCGAAGCGGGCGTAGATGGCCTGATTGCCGTTGCTGCAGGTGCTGGCGGGCATGCTGGCACCTGGAGCCCTTTTGCGCTGGCTGCAGAAATTCGACAGTTCTTCGACAAAACCTTGTTGCTGGCAGGCTGCATCAACCACGGAAAGGAGATTCTTGCCGCCCAGCTTCTGGGCGCAGATTTGGCGTACATGGGCACACGCTTCATCGCCACCCAGGAAAGCCGGGCGCAAGAGGCCTACAAACAAATGCTGCTAGACGCCCATGCCGCCGACATCATCCACACCCCAGCAGTATCGGGGATCCCTGCAAGTTTCCTGCGAGCAAGCCTTGAGCAGGCCGGTTTTGACATGGCAGCGCTAAAGAGCGGCCATGAGCAAGGCAAACTCAAGCCCATCGATGAGGAAGCCAAAGCCTGGAAAACGGTGTGGTCGGCAGGCCAGGGTGTAGGCGACATCCATGACCTGCCAAATGCAGGAGTGCTGATTGCGCGACTGCACCAAGAGTATCAGGACG
The genomic region above belongs to Pseudomonas sp. PSKL.D1 and contains:
- a CDS encoding NAD(P)H-dependent flavin oxidoreductase; this translates as MPLPASLDQRLRLPVVAAPMFLISNPQLVLACCGNGVVGSFPALNQRDSAGFKAWLEEIEAGLAQLSEAAPYAVNLIVHPTNPRLEADLALCVEHRVPIVITSLGAVKEVVDAVHSYGGLVFHDVTTRRHAEKAAEAGVDGLIAVAAGAGGHAGTWSPFALAAEIRQFFDKTLLLAGCINHGKEILAAQLLGADLAYMGTRFIATQESRAQEAYKQMLLDAHAADIIHTPAVSGIPASFLRASLEQAGFDMAALKSGHEQGKLKPIDEEAKAWKTVWSAGQGVGDIHDLPNAGVLIARLHQEYQDALSYTRTLQGKAL